A region from the Lytechinus variegatus isolate NC3 chromosome 6, Lvar_3.0, whole genome shotgun sequence genome encodes:
- the LOC121416648 gene encoding alpha-(1,3)-fucosyltransferase C-like, which yields MDIVNLGTLKNRLIVIGGSLLMIVVFKTYVELRNHLVSLSYSERKHVENVNRLVYRNGEALPRSKTSISRYYDHIPEQDDLRLSPEIIKTAAVNREFKIDSDVDASWMRKVLADDSVGSAFGPNRLLKKFQDAAAAANVSQTECVIRVFQMCRELDEHVIQVLTLNWKRMKCKFSNCWIESKVGNDFQDFLESDVVVFHIDNRDWAPYVQNRPSGQLWVFHSKEASIHGPPASPPKEYGNPFNLSLTYLLESDIAPGYYFVDPELAEPDPKILQKDKLMIWVATNCNSTSWARTRFVEELQNYLSIDTYGRCGQLECPRSEDACWDMRAEYKFTLALENTQCPEYITEKIWKNALAVGSVPIVFGAPKANYERLIPPHSFIHLDDFKTVREFVEYINLLDRDQQKYLEYFSWRRLGGIEKGDSLLTSRAKTNSHSICIIIKGLVMKSLFPERYPWQSSHPVFHDWWYEKCNLESQRTRVMDIDVTM from the coding sequence ATGGATATCGTAAATCTTGGCACTTTAAAGAATCGTTTAATCGTGATCGGGGGCAGCCTATTGATGATCGTAGTCTTCAAGACTTACGTTGAACTGCGGAATCACCTGGTGTCTCTTAGCTACTCCGAGCGCAAACATGTAGAGAACGTGAACAGACTGGTATACCGAAATGGCGAAGCCCTTCCCCGGTCAAAGACATCAATAAGTAGGTACTACGACCATATCCCAGAGCAAGACGATCTCCGACTAAGCCCAGAGATCATAAAGACTGCCGCTGTCAACAGGGAGTTCAAGATTGACAGTGACGTGGATGCATCATGGATGAGGAAAGTGTTAGCCGATGACAGCGTTGGATCAGCGTTCGGTCCTAACAGGTTGTTGAAGAAGTTCCAGGACGCAGCAGCAGCAGCCAACGTCTCACAAACAGAATGTGTGATCAGGGTCTTCCAAATGTGCAGGGAACTTGATGAACATGTTATACAAGTTTTGACTTTAAATTGGAAGCGTATGAAGTGTAAGTTCTCCAACTGTTGGATTGAAAGCAAGGTTGGAAACGACTTTCAGGACTTCTTAGAAAGTGACGTGGTGGTCTTTCACATCGATAACCGTGATTGGGCACCTTATGTCCAAAACCGGCCTTCTGGTCAGTTGTGGGTGTTCCATTCCAAGGAAGCCTCTATTCATGGCCCACCTGCCAGTCCACCTAAAGAGTACGGTAATCCTTTTAACCTCTCGCTAACTTACCTTCTCGAGTCAGATATTGCTCCAGGTTATTACTTCGTGGACCCTGAACTCGCAGAACCGGATCCGAAGATTCTCCAAAAGGACAAACTGATGATATGGGTCGCAACTAACTGCAACAGTACCAGTTGGGCAAGGACAAGGTTTGTTGAAGAACTCCAGAACTACCTGAGCATCGATACCTACGGCAGGTGCGGACAGCTAGAATGTCCTCGCTCGGAGGACGCATGCTgggatatgcgtgcagagtataAATTCACCCTGGCGTTGGAGAACACCCAATGCCCTGAGTACATTACTGAAAAGATCTGGAAGAACGCTCTCGCGGTTGGAAGCGTCCCGATTGTCTTCGGCGCGCCGAAAGCCAACTACGAACGTCTGATTCCACCGCACTCATTCATACATCTCGACGATTTCAAGACGGTTCGAGAGTTCGTGGAATACATCAATCTCCTGGATCGCGACCAGCAGAAATATCTCGAGTACTTTTCCTGGAGAAGGTTAGGTGGAATAGAGAAGGGGGATAGTCTGTTGACCAGTCGCGCAAAGACAAACAGCCACAGCATATGCATTATCATCAAAGGACTGGTCATGAAATCGTTGTTTCCAGAAAGATATCCCTGGCAGAGTAGCCACCCTGTGTTCCACGACTGGTGGTATGAGAAATGCAATCTCGAAAGCCAGAGAACACGAGTAATGGACATCGATGTCACTATGTAG